TTCCTTAGTCGTTATGGTCTCAATGCGGTTTGCGCTCTTTATCCCACACGAGATCTCTTGAAGGGTATTTTGCGGAATTTGTAATTTTTACAAGGCCTTGCCGTCGGGATTGATGGCGGGTTTCAGCGCTGGCATAAAGTCTCCAATGCCTGGACGTCTTAACGCTTTGAACTCCAGGGGTCGGCAGATGTCCATGGCGGCAATACCGATTCTCGCCGTCATCAACCCGTTGATCACCCCTTCACCAAGCCTTGCTGACAGCCGGGAGGCAAGGCCGTGACCCAGAACTTGCTGAGCAAGGCCATCGCCGATGGCAATCGAGCCGGTCACGGCCAGATGGGCGAAGACATCGCGCAAGAGCCGCAGCATGCCGATGGAGCCGGGGCGGCCACCGTAAAGTTCCGCCATGGCGCGCACCAGGCGCACCACTTCAAACAGCACATAGGCAAGGTCCACAAGGGCGCGCGGGCTGACGGCTGTGACCACCGAAACCCGCTTTGACGCGTTGATAATCAGGCTGCGGGCCTTGGCATCCAGAGGCGCCAGCAATTCCCGCTCGGCCAAGGCAATCAGATGTGGTGCATCGATAATGTCGTTTTCGGCGGCTTTCAGCACGCTCCTACCCCGGGCGGTTTCCGCCCGGTGCTGGGTCAGATCCTCGACGTCCTTGACCAGTTTGCGCGCTTCGCTGGCCGTACCCTGCAAGGAAAGTGTGCTGGCACGCTGTTTGATTGCCTGCACGGCATTCAGCCGGTAAATGCCAGCCAGCTCTCGGATCACCACGACTGTCAGCGCCAATAGGCCGATGCCCAGCAAGGTCAGCGCGGTGTAGCCAAGCCAATCGGCCCGGGTGAAAAGATCACGGATCAGGTCATCGATCCAGAGACCGATCGCGAAGGAGGCAAGCGCGCCGAATGCTGCACCGGCAATCTTGCCGAACGAGAAGCGGCGCTTGGCGGGTCTTGCAATTGGCACGATGGCCTCGTCTTCGCTCAAGCCTGCCAGGAACGGGTCTTCAGCATCGGGCGTGATCGTTACATTGGCGTCGAAGCTTTTCGGCGCGCGTCTTTGCGGCTCCGGCGCCTCGACAAAAGGCGGGCGGGC
The nucleotide sequence above comes from Agrobacterium vitis. Encoded proteins:
- a CDS encoding TIGR01620 family protein: MSKTPEDQRPMPRRPAAFSLEEPSSSPARPPFVEAPEPQRRAPKSFDANVTITPDAEDPFLAGLSEDEAIVPIARPAKRRFSFGKIAGAAFGALASFAIGLWIDDLIRDLFTRADWLGYTALTLLGIGLLALTVVVIRELAGIYRLNAVQAIKQRASTLSLQGTASEARKLVKDVEDLTQHRAETARGRSVLKAAENDIIDAPHLIALAERELLAPLDAKARSLIINASKRVSVVTAVSPRALVDLAYVLFEVVRLVRAMAELYGGRPGSIGMLRLLRDVFAHLAVTGSIAIGDGLAQQVLGHGLASRLSARLGEGVINGLMTARIGIAAMDICRPLEFKALRRPGIGDFMPALKPAINPDGKAL